A stretch of Haloprofundus halophilus DNA encodes these proteins:
- a CDS encoding cation:proton antiporter: protein MLLGTAAAFVTLAIVVLYRVVKGPTMQDRVIAVNVIGSNTVVILAFLAAAFGEPGFLDVALVYALLNFLMSIAISKFTVERGGVI, encoded by the coding sequence GTGTTGCTCGGGACGGCGGCGGCGTTCGTCACCCTCGCCATCGTCGTGCTCTACCGCGTCGTCAAAGGACCGACGATGCAGGACCGCGTCATCGCCGTCAACGTCATCGGCTCGAACACCGTGGTCATCCTCGCGTTCCTGGCCGCGGCGTTCGGCGAACCCGGGTTCCTCGACGTGGCGCTGGTGTACGCGCTGTTGAACTTCCTGATGAGCATCGCCATCTCGAAGTTCACCGTCGAACGAGGTGGTGTCATATGA
- a CDS encoding DUF4040 domain-containing protein codes for MTFTPIEAVTLVFVVGCALTAALLRDVLGVIIAFAAYSLGVAILWVVLQAPDVALTEAAIGAGVMTLLLLLTIAKTVNPENDASFERPSLRSLVVVVAFAGVLLATVPALPAIGAADSPVVGGEVTQYYLDNAYEETEVTNAVTAVLAAYRGFDTLGEAVVVFTAGVAVLLVLRREVFV; via the coding sequence ATGACGTTCACGCCCATCGAGGCGGTGACGCTCGTCTTCGTCGTCGGCTGTGCGCTCACGGCCGCGCTGCTGCGAGACGTTCTCGGTGTCATCATCGCGTTCGCCGCCTACAGCCTCGGTGTCGCCATCCTCTGGGTCGTCCTCCAGGCACCCGACGTGGCGCTCACCGAGGCGGCCATCGGGGCCGGCGTGATGACGCTGCTGCTGCTTCTGACCATCGCGAAGACGGTCAACCCCGAGAACGACGCCAGTTTCGAGCGCCCGAGTCTCCGGTCGCTCGTCGTCGTCGTCGCGTTCGCTGGCGTGTTGCTGGCGACGGTGCCGGCGCTGCCCGCCATCGGCGCGGCGGACTCCCCGGTCGTCGGCGGCGAGGTCACCCAGTACTACCTCGACAACGCGTACGAGGAGACCGAAGTCACCAACGCCGTGACCGCCGTGTTGGCCGCCTACCGCGGGTTCGACACCCTCGGCGAGGCGGTGGTGGTGTTCACCGCCGGCGTCGCGGTGCTGCTGGTGCTGCGCCGGGAGGTGTTCGTATGA
- a CDS encoding MnhB domain-containing protein has product MSADGSGVDDSGDAGDGITHNDEQVPYVESTIIMTTVRVVAPFILTLGLFVMFHGASSAGGGFQGGAIAGTVVLLLAFAFGIGPVRDWLSPAVILGLIAVGVGTFLAIALGSVLLGGEFLQYTAYPVPHASKYGIELVELGIGAVVAGIITGLFFLIAAGFDIGEPLEDEQ; this is encoded by the coding sequence ATGAGCGCCGACGGTTCCGGCGTCGACGACTCCGGCGACGCCGGCGACGGCATCACGCACAACGACGAGCAGGTGCCGTACGTCGAGAGCACCATCATCATGACCACCGTCCGGGTCGTCGCGCCGTTCATCCTGACGCTGGGTCTGTTCGTGATGTTCCACGGCGCGTCCTCGGCCGGCGGCGGTTTCCAGGGCGGCGCCATCGCGGGCACCGTCGTCCTGCTGCTCGCGTTCGCGTTCGGTATCGGTCCGGTCCGCGACTGGCTGAGTCCGGCCGTCATCCTCGGACTCATCGCCGTCGGCGTCGGGACGTTCCTCGCGATCGCACTCGGGTCGGTGTTGCTCGGCGGCGAGTTCCTCCAGTACACCGCCTACCCCGTCCCGCACGCGAGCAAGTACGGTATCGAACTCGTCGAACTCGGCATCGGTGCGGTCGTCGCAGGCATCATCACCGGCCTGTTCTTCCTCATCGCCGCCGGGTTCGACATCGGCGAACCGTTGGAGGACGAACAATGA
- a CDS encoding cation:proton antiporter subunit C, which yields MIAEILLTRYNYVVVALLLPIGAYMMIENRNLVKKVIGMNIFQTGIFLFFITSAYREGADPPIVGSGGEAATYVSPLPHVLILTAIVVGVSLTAVALALIVRIYTEYGTLDERNLREVRADE from the coding sequence ATGATCGCAGAGATTCTACTCACACGCTACAACTACGTCGTCGTCGCGCTGCTGCTGCCTATCGGTGCGTACATGATGATCGAGAACCGGAACCTCGTCAAGAAAGTCATCGGTATGAACATCTTCCAGACGGGCATCTTCCTGTTCTTCATCACCTCGGCGTACCGCGAGGGCGCGGACCCGCCTATCGTCGGTAGCGGCGGCGAGGCGGCGACGTACGTCAGCCCGCTGCCGCACGTGCTCATCCTGACGGCCATCGTCGTCGGGGTGAGCCTCACGGCGGTGGCGCTGGCGCTCATCGTCCGCATCTACACCGAGTACGGGACGCTCGACGAGAGGAACCTCCGGGAGGTGCGCGCCGATGAGTGA
- a CDS encoding monovalent cation/H+ antiporter subunit D family protein: MSDLLALLVAVPILGALLTLVAGYTFERLGWGVALVTSLVHTAMAGTVAAQVYAGGEPLAYAVGGFRPPFGIELVVDGLNAAVVVLVAAVALGVLAYARRAGPHSPAFYTGYLLLVAGLSGMSVTGDMFNLYVFLEITGLAAYALVATGDDGRSAVGALKYLLVGTVGASLFLVGIGYAFVATGTLNMADLAEKLAGVGYGSTLVRASFAFVVTGLAVKTALYPLHTWQPEAYASAPDSVSALISALVSTVSAYALARVVYSVYTVDFLASVAYAREFVLVLAGVSIVAGSVLAVMQSELKRMLAYSSVSQFGLVVAAFAVANEAAVTGGLVHLVGHAVMKGGLFLAVGAVAARTGVRYVEQFDGLADRVPLLSAALATLSLSMVGVPPAVGFVGKWYIALGAIQAGSWPIAVVILLSTLLTLAYFLRLVERMYFRSAATTEPSADSPTGTGAAAVADGGNSGDVTDDERPVLGRGDDADFGRPSVGMVAVVVVAAVLAVGLGPLVSTFEPLLEPTLDLLLQP; encoded by the coding sequence ATGAGTGACCTGCTGGCGCTGCTGGTCGCTGTCCCGATTCTGGGCGCGTTGCTCACGCTCGTCGCCGGCTACACGTTCGAACGGCTCGGCTGGGGCGTAGCGCTCGTCACGTCGCTGGTGCACACCGCGATGGCGGGAACGGTCGCCGCACAGGTGTACGCCGGCGGCGAACCGCTCGCGTACGCCGTCGGCGGTTTCCGGCCGCCGTTCGGTATCGAACTCGTCGTCGACGGCCTCAACGCCGCCGTCGTCGTACTGGTCGCGGCCGTCGCCCTCGGCGTGCTCGCCTACGCGCGCCGCGCCGGCCCCCACTCGCCGGCGTTCTACACCGGCTACCTGCTGTTGGTCGCCGGCCTCTCGGGCATGAGCGTCACGGGAGACATGTTCAACCTCTACGTCTTCCTCGAGATCACCGGTCTCGCCGCCTACGCGCTGGTGGCGACCGGCGACGACGGACGCTCGGCGGTCGGCGCGCTGAAGTACCTCCTCGTCGGAACCGTCGGCGCGTCGCTGTTCCTCGTCGGTATCGGCTACGCGTTCGTCGCCACGGGGACGCTCAACATGGCCGACCTCGCCGAGAAGCTCGCCGGCGTCGGCTACGGGTCGACGCTCGTCCGGGCGTCGTTCGCGTTCGTCGTGACCGGGCTGGCCGTCAAGACGGCGCTGTACCCGCTGCACACCTGGCAACCGGAGGCGTACGCGAGCGCGCCCGACAGCGTCAGCGCGCTCATCTCGGCGCTCGTCTCGACGGTCTCGGCGTACGCGCTCGCGCGCGTCGTCTACAGCGTCTACACCGTCGACTTCCTCGCGTCGGTCGCCTACGCCCGCGAGTTCGTCCTCGTCTTGGCGGGCGTCAGTATCGTCGCCGGGAGCGTCCTCGCGGTGATGCAAAGCGAGTTGAAGCGGATGCTCGCGTACTCGTCGGTGTCGCAGTTCGGCCTCGTCGTCGCCGCCTTCGCCGTCGCCAACGAGGCGGCGGTGACGGGCGGCCTCGTCCACCTCGTCGGCCACGCCGTCATGAAGGGCGGCCTGTTCCTCGCGGTGGGCGCCGTCGCCGCGCGGACGGGCGTTCGATACGTCGAGCAGTTCGACGGCCTCGCCGACCGCGTCCCGCTCCTCAGCGCCGCGCTCGCGACCCTGTCGCTGTCGATGGTCGGGGTTCCGCCCGCCGTCGGCTTCGTCGGCAAGTGGTACATCGCCCTCGGCGCGATTCAGGCCGGGTCGTGGCCCATCGCGGTCGTCATCCTCCTGAGCACGCTGCTGACGTTGGCGTACTTCCTGCGCCTCGTCGAACGGATGTACTTCCGCTCGGCCGCGACGACGGAGCCGTCCGCCGACTCGCCGACCGGAACCGGGGCGGCCGCCGTCGCCGACGGCGGAAACTCCGGCGACGTGACCGACGACGAGCGTCCGGTGCTCGGCCGCGGTGACGACGCCGACTTCGGCCGCCCGTCCGTCGGGATGGTCGCCGTCGTCGTCGTCGCGGCGGTGCTCGCCGTCGGACTCGGCCCGCTCGTCTCGACCTTCGAACCGCTGCTCGAACCGACGCTCGACCTCCTACTCCAGCCATGA
- a CDS encoding cation:proton antiporter codes for MTEISSLRPLAAVAVPAVAVAFIYASNRRPNVREAWTLLAAASTFLVVASMVPGVLAGDTYYTDLGAFVPLGEDAVAFTLQADALGMLFGLLASLLWLVTSFYSIGYMRGLHEHAQTRYFAAFAASVASAVGVAFAANLLVLFVFYELLTVATYPLVGHDETAESRAAGRKYLVYTFGGGVAVLAGTVLVYVLAGSVAFTPGGIEGLATADPTLGRAAFALLTLGFGVKAALMPVHSWLPDAMVAPTPVSGLLHAVAVVKSGVFGIARVVLEVFGPETVGNLGVGVPLAAVAAFTLLMASVIALRQDNLKRRLAYSTVSQLSYIVLGLGIGASMGGEAARYALVGGLLHIPAHAFMKLTLFFCAGIIHVETHTDDISDMAGIGKRMPLTMAAFGVAAAGMAGIPLVAGFVSKFYLLVGTASGGEVAFTVALLLSGVLNIAYFWPVVYQAFFEDEMPGGHDRKPLVEHRFGGRADVAADGGRKADENPDGEGSALTGGNAGAGPRANEVQKPADPDADYAVDRHPSDHTKATRQGGELGDGAAEMADHEPAHADHDHHHEGGPPTGGWERRSWLGAESTWFMLGPILTAAVGSLVIGIVPGRAVFLEIVNEVVTAATAATAAATMGVVF; via the coding sequence ATGACAGAGATTTCATCACTCAGACCGCTCGCGGCGGTCGCCGTTCCGGCGGTCGCCGTCGCCTTCATCTACGCGTCGAACCGCCGGCCGAACGTCCGCGAGGCGTGGACGCTGCTCGCCGCCGCGTCGACGTTCCTCGTCGTGGCGAGTATGGTGCCCGGCGTGCTCGCGGGCGACACGTACTACACCGACCTCGGGGCGTTCGTCCCGCTCGGCGAGGACGCCGTCGCGTTCACCCTGCAGGCCGACGCGCTCGGGATGCTGTTCGGCCTGCTGGCGAGTCTGCTGTGGCTCGTCACGAGCTTCTACAGCATCGGCTACATGCGCGGCCTGCACGAACACGCCCAGACCAGGTACTTCGCGGCGTTCGCCGCCAGCGTGGCCAGCGCCGTCGGCGTCGCGTTCGCGGCGAACCTGCTCGTCCTGTTCGTCTTCTACGAACTGCTGACGGTGGCGACGTACCCGCTCGTCGGCCACGACGAGACGGCGGAGTCGCGCGCCGCCGGCCGGAAATACCTCGTCTACACCTTCGGCGGCGGCGTCGCGGTGCTCGCGGGCACCGTCCTCGTTTACGTGCTCGCCGGGTCGGTGGCGTTCACCCCCGGCGGCATCGAGGGTCTCGCCACCGCGGACCCGACGCTCGGTCGCGCGGCGTTCGCACTGCTGACGCTCGGCTTCGGCGTCAAGGCGGCGCTGATGCCCGTCCACTCGTGGCTGCCCGACGCGATGGTCGCACCGACGCCCGTCTCGGGACTGCTCCACGCGGTGGCGGTCGTCAAATCCGGCGTGTTCGGCATCGCCCGCGTCGTCCTCGAGGTGTTCGGCCCCGAGACGGTCGGAAACCTCGGCGTCGGCGTCCCGCTGGCGGCCGTCGCCGCCTTCACGCTGCTGATGGCGAGCGTCATCGCGCTCCGACAGGACAACCTCAAGCGCCGCCTCGCGTACTCGACGGTGAGCCAGCTCTCGTACATCGTCCTCGGCCTCGGCATCGGGGCCTCGATGGGCGGCGAGGCCGCGAGATACGCGCTCGTCGGCGGGCTGTTGCACATCCCCGCGCACGCGTTCATGAAGCTCACCCTGTTCTTCTGTGCGGGTATCATCCACGTCGAGACCCACACCGACGACATCAGCGACATGGCCGGCATCGGCAAGCGGATGCCGCTGACGATGGCCGCCTTCGGCGTCGCCGCCGCCGGGATGGCCGGCATCCCGCTCGTCGCCGGCTTCGTCAGCAAGTTCTACCTCCTCGTCGGCACCGCCTCCGGCGGCGAGGTCGCCTTCACCGTCGCGCTCCTGCTCTCGGGGGTCCTGAACATCGCGTACTTCTGGCCGGTCGTCTACCAGGCGTTCTTCGAGGACGAGATGCCCGGCGGCCACGACCGGAAGCCGCTCGTCGAACACCGCTTCGGCGGCCGAGCGGACGTCGCCGCCGACGGGGGCCGGAAAGCGGACGAGAACCCCGACGGCGAGGGTTCGGCGCTGACCGGCGGGAACGCCGGTGCCGGTCCGCGGGCGAACGAGGTACAGAAACCCGCCGACCCCGACGCCGACTACGCCGTCGACCGCCACCCGTCGGACCACACGAAGGCGACGAGACAGGGCGGCGAACTCGGCGACGGTGCCGCGGAGATGGCCGACCACGAACCGGCCCACGCCGACCACGACCACCACCACGAGGGCGGCCCGCCGACCGGCGGCTGGGAGCGCCGTAGCTGGCTCGGTGCCGAGAGCACGTGGTTCATGCTCGGCCCGATTCTGACCGCTGCAGTCGGCTCTCTCGTCATCGGAATCGTACCGGGTCGAGCGGTGTTCCTCGAAATCGTCAACGAGGTCGTCACGGCGGCGACTGCTGCCACCGCCGCCGCGACGATGGGGGTGGTGTTCTGA
- a CDS encoding Na(+)/H(+) antiporter subunit D, producing MAVDALTTVPPFVYVLVAALLLPVVPRRVGHALGVVATAVVVPIAYLAPAGVHWETFLFGFEVALFNVDDFSRLMGIIFGFIGAIAVLYSYASDASNKQTAYALSYAGTSIGAVFAGDWLTLVFFWELMAVTSTLLVWDYGGKAVRAGFRYAVLHGIGGSLVLAAIIWHYAEVGSFLFSAADGIVGGGPAVLALAAVGIGVNVGFVGLHAWLPDTYPRPHVAASVFLCVYTTKTGVYAMYRAFPEGHLWIAYMGAAMAVFGATMAVLQKDMRRLLSYHIQSQVGYMIAGVGIGTTVATAGAFGHVFNHILYKSLLFMTVGVIIYRTGEESLKYVGGLWRRMPVTFVAFVVAALSIGGFPGFNGFVSKGMVLAEAHYEHLDVIWYLLLAGGVGTFLSFIKLGWYAFYEGSYDGPVRDANRLQMVGMVSVAILCVVYGLFPNALFAILPGNEGGFDYTTYTWGHIQEGLILFALGVVAFAILKKPLDRLGRVPDVDALYNPLAFYGTRGLVRGVTETYAAVDRAAVATASGVTWTVGNPDEALRRVTGRTDTDDEGNATWPVSLRAGMGTSILLLTAVVTVGIGLLVAI from the coding sequence ATGGCGGTCGACGCGCTGACGACGGTTCCGCCGTTCGTCTACGTGCTCGTCGCCGCGCTGCTGCTTCCGGTCGTCCCCAGGCGCGTCGGCCACGCGCTCGGCGTCGTCGCGACGGCCGTCGTCGTCCCCATCGCGTACCTCGCACCGGCGGGCGTACACTGGGAGACGTTCCTGTTCGGCTTCGAGGTCGCGCTGTTCAACGTCGACGACTTCTCGCGGCTGATGGGCATCATCTTCGGCTTCATCGGCGCGATTGCGGTGCTCTACTCGTACGCGAGCGACGCGTCGAACAAGCAGACCGCCTACGCGCTGTCGTACGCCGGCACCAGTATCGGGGCCGTCTTCGCCGGCGACTGGCTGACGCTCGTGTTCTTCTGGGAGCTGATGGCCGTGACGAGTACGCTCCTCGTCTGGGACTACGGCGGCAAGGCCGTCCGCGCGGGCTTCCGCTACGCCGTGCTGCACGGTATCGGCGGCAGCCTCGTGCTCGCGGCGATAATCTGGCACTACGCCGAGGTCGGGTCGTTCCTGTTCAGCGCCGCCGACGGCATCGTCGGCGGGGGTCCGGCGGTGCTCGCGCTCGCCGCCGTCGGCATCGGCGTCAACGTCGGCTTCGTCGGCCTGCACGCGTGGCTGCCCGACACCTACCCGCGGCCGCACGTCGCCGCCAGCGTCTTCCTCTGCGTCTACACGACGAAGACCGGCGTCTACGCGATGTACCGCGCGTTCCCGGAGGGCCACCTCTGGATCGCGTACATGGGCGCGGCGATGGCCGTCTTCGGCGCGACGATGGCCGTGCTCCAGAAGGACATGCGACGGCTCCTCTCCTACCACATCCAGTCGCAGGTCGGCTACATGATCGCCGGCGTCGGCATCGGGACGACGGTGGCGACGGCGGGCGCGTTCGGCCACGTGTTCAACCACATCCTCTACAAGAGCCTGCTGTTCATGACCGTCGGCGTCATCATCTACCGGACCGGCGAGGAGAGCCTGAAGTACGTCGGCGGCCTCTGGCGGAGGATGCCCGTCACCTTCGTCGCGTTCGTCGTCGCAGCGCTCTCCATCGGCGGTTTCCCCGGCTTCAACGGCTTCGTCAGCAAGGGGATGGTGCTCGCGGAGGCGCACTACGAGCACCTCGACGTCATCTGGTATCTGCTCTTGGCCGGCGGCGTCGGGACGTTCCTCTCGTTCATCAAGTTGGGCTGGTACGCCTTCTACGAGGGGAGCTACGACGGCCCGGTCCGCGACGCGAACCGACTCCAGATGGTCGGGATGGTCTCGGTGGCGATTCTCTGCGTCGTCTACGGCCTGTTCCCGAACGCGCTGTTCGCCATCCTCCCCGGCAACGAGGGCGGCTTCGACTACACGACGTACACCTGGGGACACATCCAGGAAGGGCTCATCCTGTTCGCCCTCGGCGTCGTCGCCTTCGCCATCCTCAAGAAGCCGCTGGACCGACTCGGGCGCGTCCCCGACGTCGACGCGCTCTACAACCCGCTCGCCTTCTACGGCACGCGCGGGCTGGTTCGCGGCGTCACCGAGACGTACGCGGCCGTCGACCGCGCGGCCGTCGCCACCGCCTCGGGCGTCACGTGGACGGTCGGCAACCCCGACGAGGCGCTCAGACGCGTCACGGGGCGGACCGACACCGACGACGAAGGGAACGCCACGTGGCCGGTGTCGCTGCGGGCGGGTATGGGGACGAGCATCCTCCTCCTGACCGCCGTCGTGACGGTCGGTATCGGACTGCTCGTCGCTATCTGA
- the hpt gene encoding hypoxanthine/guanine phosphoribosyltransferase, with product MDQLRQSLCDAPIIEKGEYEYFVHPISDGVPMLEPSLLREIVIKIIRKAELENVDKIVTPAAMGIHISTAVSLMTDIPLVVIRKRQYGLDGEVPLFQETGYSESEMYINDVEEGDRVLVLDDVLSTGGTMKAILDALTNDVRANVVDVVAVIKKAGPNELDDTGYDVKTLINVTVEDGEVVIVDEHGDG from the coding sequence ATGGACCAGTTGCGGCAGTCGCTGTGCGACGCGCCCATCATCGAGAAAGGCGAGTACGAGTACTTCGTCCACCCCATCAGCGACGGCGTGCCGATGCTCGAACCGAGTCTTCTCCGCGAGATCGTCATCAAGATCATCCGCAAGGCGGAACTGGAGAACGTCGACAAGATCGTGACGCCCGCGGCGATGGGCATCCACATCTCGACGGCCGTCTCGCTGATGACCGACATCCCGCTCGTCGTCATCCGCAAGCGCCAGTACGGCCTCGACGGCGAGGTGCCGCTGTTTCAGGAGACGGGCTACTCAGAGAGCGAGATGTACATCAACGACGTGGAGGAAGGCGACCGGGTGCTCGTCCTCGACGACGTGCTCTCGACCGGCGGCACGATGAAGGCGATTCTCGACGCGCTCACGAACGACGTCCGCGCGAACGTCGTGGACGTCGTCGCCGTCATCAAGAAGGCCGGCCCGAACGAACTCGACGACACCGGCTACGACGTGAAGACGCTCATCAACGTCACCGTCGAGGACGGCGAAGTCGTCATCGTCGACGAACACGGCGACGGATAG
- a CDS encoding ABC transporter ATP-binding protein, whose product MEGNRNAESLVEIENVHKWFDMTRGIVDTVLGREAQPVRAVEGVDLSIERGDIVGIAGESGCGKTTLGKLLVKLYEPTDGEIRFDGKDISNLSREEEREFRQRVQMIFQDPFESLNPRMTVFDAIAEPLQINGMTDSYDERRERVKTVLNDVGLGPAEVYLDAFPDELSGGERQRVAIARALVVDPDFVVADEPVSMLDVSIRAGVLNLMKELQDKYDLTYVFISHDLSLIRYMCDRTAIMYLGNVIEQGPTDDLIEDPKHPYTEALFDAVPDVEIAEERRRANATGEVPSPRDPPAGCRYHPRCAHIIPPDDWQGSQDAFRRAYQYKIRLREAAFERKEFDGDDAAERMLSAGLALDVPEEYRHSSELRGAGVGVDVDELDLPPETESSLRSATRSYLDGDRDGAVAELDALTTVCANEVPRPRPLDRRRVACHLYEGDDAERTPATPHAE is encoded by the coding sequence ATGGAAGGAAACCGCAACGCAGAGTCACTAGTCGAAATCGAGAACGTCCACAAGTGGTTCGACATGACCCGGGGCATCGTGGACACCGTCCTCGGGCGCGAAGCGCAACCGGTTCGCGCCGTCGAGGGCGTCGACCTCTCCATCGAGAGGGGCGACATCGTCGGCATCGCCGGCGAATCGGGGTGCGGGAAGACGACGCTCGGGAAACTGCTCGTCAAACTGTACGAACCGACCGACGGCGAGATTCGCTTCGACGGCAAGGACATCTCGAATCTGAGCCGCGAGGAGGAGCGCGAGTTCCGCCAGCGCGTCCAGATGATCTTCCAGGACCCCTTCGAGAGTCTCAACCCCCGGATGACGGTGTTCGACGCCATCGCGGAGCCGCTGCAGATAAACGGGATGACCGACTCCTACGACGAGCGACGCGAACGCGTCAAGACGGTGCTCAACGACGTGGGTCTCGGCCCCGCCGAAGTGTACCTCGACGCCTTCCCGGACGAACTTTCGGGCGGCGAGCGCCAGCGCGTCGCCATCGCTCGCGCGCTCGTCGTCGACCCCGACTTCGTCGTCGCCGACGAGCCGGTGTCGATGCTCGACGTCTCCATCCGCGCCGGCGTGTTGAACCTGATGAAGGAGCTGCAGGACAAGTACGATCTGACGTACGTCTTCATCAGCCACGACCTCTCGCTCATCCGCTACATGTGCGACCGGACGGCAATCATGTACCTCGGCAACGTCATCGAACAGGGGCCGACCGACGACCTCATCGAGGACCCGAAACACCCGTACACGGAGGCGCTGTTCGACGCCGTCCCCGACGTGGAGATCGCCGAGGAGCGCCGACGCGCCAACGCGACGGGCGAGGTGCCGAGCCCGCGCGACCCGCCGGCCGGGTGCCGGTACCATCCGCGGTGCGCTCACATCATCCCGCCGGACGACTGGCAGGGGAGTCAGGACGCCTTCCGCCGCGCGTACCAGTACAAGATACGCCTCCGGGAGGCGGCGTTCGAGCGCAAGGAGTTCGACGGCGACGACGCCGCCGAACGGATGCTCAGCGCGGGACTCGCGCTCGACGTGCCGGAGGAGTACCGTCACAGCTCCGAGCTACGCGGGGCGGGTGTCGGCGTCGACGTCGACGAACTCGACCTCCCGCCGGAGACCGAGTCGTCGCTGCGGTCGGCGACGCGTAGCTACCTCGACGGCGACAGAGACGGTGCCGTCGCGGAGTTGGACGCGCTCACGACGGTCTGTGCGAACGAGGTGCCGAGACCCCGGCCGCTCGACCGACGGCGGGTCGCCTGTCACCTCTACGAGGGCGACGACGCCGAACGGACCCCCGCGACCCCGCACGCGGAGTAA
- a CDS encoding ABC transporter ATP-binding protein, producing the protein MTLLEVNDLSIRYAVEDADVHAVDGASFTVDSGETYGLVGESGCGKTTLAKSILHLLDSNGYIESGEMWFDGTLPQWEDGDGNPRPEIIDDDRYPVRADGMTDLAQLTDSQIRDIRWREVALIPQSAMNALNPVYKVGDQIVEAILRHEPRTTKAEADDRARDLLERVGIDPERADDYAHEFSGGMKQRAVIAMAMACNPSLLIADEPTTALDVIIQDRILEELEKIQEEFGVSILVISHDISVMAEICDRMAVMYGGKIMERGTRDDIFRETANPYTLGLKNSFPTITQKQQQLVSIPGSPPHLRDPEPGCRFRKRCPFAVEDCERSHPPMYDIAAVEESGRLQEAMDDRRHGSACYRSDELDEIRTKAMKEETWKETATQSH; encoded by the coding sequence ATGACGCTACTGGAAGTAAACGACCTCTCGATACGATACGCAGTCGAAGACGCGGACGTCCACGCCGTCGACGGCGCGAGCTTCACCGTCGACTCGGGCGAGACGTACGGCCTCGTCGGCGAGTCCGGCTGTGGCAAGACGACGCTCGCGAAGAGCATCCTCCACCTCCTGGACTCGAACGGCTACATCGAAAGCGGCGAGATGTGGTTCGACGGAACGCTCCCGCAGTGGGAAGACGGCGACGGCAACCCGCGACCGGAGATAATCGACGACGACCGCTACCCGGTCCGCGCCGACGGGATGACCGACCTCGCGCAGCTGACGGACTCCCAGATTCGGGACATCCGTTGGCGCGAGGTGGCGCTCATCCCCCAGAGCGCGATGAACGCGCTCAACCCCGTCTACAAGGTGGGCGACCAGATCGTCGAGGCCATCCTCCGACACGAACCGCGGACGACGAAGGCCGAAGCCGACGACCGCGCCCGCGACCTGCTCGAGCGCGTCGGCATCGACCCCGAACGCGCCGACGACTACGCACACGAGTTCTCCGGCGGGATGAAGCAGCGCGCCGTCATCGCCATGGCGATGGCGTGCAACCCGTCGCTTCTCATCGCCGACGAACCGACGACGGCGCTCGACGTCATCATCCAGGACCGCATCCTGGAGGAACTGGAGAAGATTCAGGAGGAGTTCGGCGTCTCCATCCTCGTCATCAGCCACGACATCAGCGTCATGGCCGAGATCTGCGACCGGATGGCCGTCATGTACGGCGGCAAAATCATGGAGCGCGGCACGCGCGACGACATCTTCCGAGAGACGGCGAACCCCTACACGCTCGGACTGAAGAACTCGTTCCCGACCATCACGCAGAAACAGCAGCAGCTCGTCTCCATTCCGGGGTCGCCGCCGCACCTGCGCGACCCCGAACCCGGCTGCCGGTTCCGTAAACGCTGTCCGTTCGCCGTCGAGGACTGCGAGCGGAGCCACCCGCCGATGTACGATATCGCCGCCGTCGAGGAGAGCGGGCGACTGCAGGAGGCGATGGACGACCGGCGTCACGGCTCGGCGTGTTACCGCAGTGACGAACTGGACGAGATACGAACGAAGGCGATGAAGGAGGAAACATGGAAGGAAACCGCAACGCAGAGTCACTAG